One Rosa chinensis cultivar Old Blush chromosome 5, RchiOBHm-V2, whole genome shotgun sequence genomic region harbors:
- the LOC112168087 gene encoding thiamine thiazole synthase, chloroplastic has product MASMASTLAASSLSTKLQKPSLLESSFHGVPLARVQPLKAVSSNGHGLSVSMSAGGSTSAYDLSNFKFEPIKESIVSREMTRRYMTDMITYADTDVVIVGAGSAGLSCAWELSKNPDVQVAIIEQSVSPGGGAWLGGQLFSAMVVRKPAHHFLNELGIDYDEKDDYVVIKHAALFTSTIMSKLLARPNVKLFNAVAAEDLIIKGGRVAGVVTNWALVSMNHDTQSCMDPNVMESKVVVSSCGHDGPMGATGVKRLRSVGMIESVPGMKALDMNAAEDAIVKLTREIVPGMIVTGMEVAEIDGSPRMGPTFGAMMISGQKAAHLALKALGLPNALDGSYVGGIQPELILAAADSAAEIADA; this is encoded by the exons ATGGCATCCATGGCTTCCACACTCGCTGCCTCCTCTCTCTCTACCAAGCTCCAGAAGCCATCTCTCCTCGAATCCTCCTTCCACGGCGTTCCCTTGGCTCGGGTTCAGCCTTTGAAGGCGGTCTCATCCAACGGCCACGGCCTCTCCGTGTCCATGTCCGCTGGTGGCTCCACCAGCGCTTACGATTTGAGCAACTTCAAGTTCGAGCCGATCAAGGAGTCCATCGTCTCCCGAGAGATGACCAGGCGATACATGACTGACATGATCACCTACGCCGATACTGACGTTGTCATCGTCGGTGCCGGTTCCGCAGGGCTATCTTGCGCATGGGAGCTCAGCAAGAACCCCGATGTGCAGGTAGCCATTATTGAGCAGTCCGTCAGCCCCGGCGGCGGCGCGTGGCTCGGTGGCCAGCTCTTCTCCGCCATG GTAGTGAGGAAACCAGCACATCACTTCCTCAACGAGTTGGGCATTGACTATGACGAGAAGGATGACTACGTAGTCATTAAGCATGCTGCCCTATTCACCTCAACTATCATGAGCAAGCTTCTTGCCCGTCCCAATGTCAAACTCTTCAACGCCGTAGCAGCTGAGGATTTGATCATCAAGGGTGGAAGAGTTGCTGGTGTTGTCACCAACTGGGCCTTGGTCTCCATGAACCACGACACACAGTCGTGCATGGACCCCAACGTTATGGAGTCCAAGGTTGTGGTAAGCTCATGCGGTCACGATGGGCCAATGGGAGCCACAGGAGTAAAGAGGTTGAGGAGTGTTGGGATGATTGAGAGCGTGCCTGGGATGAAGGCCTTGGACATGAATGCAGCTGAGGATGCCATTGTGAAGCTAACAAGGGAAATCGTGCCTGGAATGATCGTTACTGGCATGGAAGTTGCTGAGATTGATGGCTCTCCAAGAATG GGACCTACATTCGGGGCTATGATGATATCAGGGCAAAAGGCAGCCCATTTGGCATTGAAGGCACTGGGACTTCCCAACGCTCTTGATGGATCATATGTTGGAGGTATCCAGCCAGAGCTGATCTTAGCTGCTGCAGATTCTGCTGCTGAGATTGCTGATGCTTGA